In the Balaenoptera ricei isolate mBalRic1 chromosome 1, mBalRic1.hap2, whole genome shotgun sequence genome, CTTCACTTTTCTTCTCACACCTTCATTCCCAGCCTCTCCAAGCAGCTTACAAGTCCCTCAACACACCATGTTTTCTGATGCCCTGTTCCTTTGCACACAAGTTCCTCCTCCAACCTTTTCTTCCTGCTGAGTTCCACTGGATCAACTCAGATGTCACTTCACCCATGAAGTCTTTCCTGATAAATTCTCCTCCTCCTGCATCTGGCACCTCTTTCTGCTTCATCTCCGTACTCTTCCCCACCAGACTGGGAGTTCCTGGAGAACAGGGATTGTGTCGTGTTCCTCATTGAAGCCCCACTCTTAGCAAGGGCCTCAGTGAGACTGGGCCCAGGGGAATGCCCTTCTTTGGGATGTCAAAAGTCCAAAACCAAATAACTGGAGCCAGGGTCCAGAGTTAGGAAGGGATTGTTTCACTTTCTGGGGCCATCCCAGCTTCTAAccctcttcccttcttctttaACATTCCACTTGACCCATGTAGAAGTAGGTGGTGGGGTGGGCAAGACCGAAAGGCATTGTCTTTTTCCTTGGTTCATCCAATGGGTATCTTCTCTAACAATAAAAGAGCATGAGGGATAGATACATTGGCATGATCCTTGTCTCTGTCAAGCAAACACTGGGTACTAACTTCAGGACCCCTGAAATACATTAGCTTTACAAACAGAAAGTCCTCTCTGTCATTACCAATGAAATAGTGGTTTTTAATAAAGTCGCATGTAGAACTATTTTTTGTGCCTGCCTAATGATCACATATTAtccttccctatctccacctccaaGCCTAATGTTTCAGGCAGGCCCATTTTATATGAGAAGATGCCCGCTtagtggaggagggaagggacacTCTGTGTGGCTGGAAGAATGAATGTGCTAATAGTTTAATTCTTTTAAGAGCACTCATTGAGAACTAGGCTTTAGGACCTGGTGATTGGCCACGTTTGACTTTTCTGAGGGTCTTCAGTCCATCTGGAGTTGTGTGCCTGGAAATGGATGAGGTATATTTCACTAGAAGAAGTTAAGACCTGGAATTATTTTGGAGCATTTCAGTTCAATTGTCTATTCAGTCAACACACATTTTATAAACATCTCCTATGtaaccaggcactgtactaggagTCTGGGTTCCACAGACGAGTAGGATAGGTTCTAGCCAAGAGACACAGAGGTTCACAATGGTGATACTTTGATAAGTGCTATCACAGAAGTTTGGATAAAATGCTGTGGATGCTCAATTGGGAATATTCGTTCCACCTGAAGAGGGAGTTAGCAAGGAAGGCGTCACAGAGAAGGTGCCACTTTTGCCAAACCTTGAAAAATGGGCAGGATTCAGCAGTTGAGCCAGAAGGAAAGGTATCCCAGTCAGAGGCATGAGTACAAGCAGAAGCATGGAAGGGTGAAAAGGCATGAAATTCAGATTCACACAAAGATACATTTCTCATAGTGAATGTGTAGCCATTCAGCTTAGAAATTATTAACCTTTTTCGAGTCATGGAACTTTTTGAGAACCAAATAGAGCTTAATGATCTCTCTCCCTAGGGAAGTGTGTGTTCATGTGGGCACACCCATACACAAACACAATTTTGTAGGCATTTTCATTGAGTTCATGAATCCTCTGCCCCAATGGACACAAAGGGTTAAGAATCTCTGAAATATACATATGTAAGACAGATTAAAAGAGGATTAATGGTTTTATGTGCCGCTAGCTTCATCTTCTCCAACCATTAGTGTTACCCAAACAATAACTCATTGAATGCCAAAATAACATTGACCTTTGAGGGTCTATAAGTATCTGATTTTCTGTCTCCAGAGTTTACAGGAGGTTACTGGTGAATTTCctctaccacaatttttttttttttctatcccttTTGTTAGAATTTCAGAGATATACATTCAGAACGATAGTTGAAACAAACAAGCGTAGGGATAGGCCTGagtttcaggctttttttttttttttaaaagtcagagtcTAAAGCAAACTGGGGAGTGGTGTGGCTTTTCTGTGCTGCACTGTTGTCTGGGCTTAGTCTACCTTTGCAGGTAATTAATTCCCAGCCTGCTTATTTTTTCTAGTTGGCTCTTGTTTAGCTTCCACAAAGCCCCACCCCAAAGTGCTTTATTGTCCCTCTTCTGACTATTCCTACAAATGGTCAAAATCAACTCACCTTCCGGGTTGCTGACATGGGCAAATTCACTGTTTGGCGAACTGTCTCTGCTCCCAGTAATCCTTCGTTAAATAAGTGTTATCACAATGGAGTGGATCTGATAGCTAACAAGTCAGTCCAATCCCTTCCACTCCTGGACATTCTCCCAAGGAGAAACTCTCTGTGTCTTTGGATTTACAGCCACAGGCAGGATATTAGCACTCCCAGACCTGTTGGGTACTAGAGCACTGCTAATGAGCAAACAGCCCTGCCTCAATTAGTGGTTTGGGAAATATTCCTGGATATCCAATTGCTTTTGCTGCTTGATAATCTTACCTGCTCTTGGGATGAAAAGCAACCAAGCAAAAATTGTTCCCTTGTTCAGGACTGCCTTGTTGATCTCTTAAGTTATATCTGTAGACGGAATTTAAGTTTGCCATTTCTCCCTAGTGAAGGTTTGATTTATATACATAATCATTGTACTGGTGTTCGTTTtctcttgtgtattttttttacagaatcTAGAGTACCACCTTTTGAGACTGATtctataataattatttaaacaaGGCTGATTATTTTAGAGACAAATTAAGAAACTACAGAAGAATCTGAAATGATAAACTGCTATACTGGTAATTTGTCTATGCATAGGGAGGGGGGTgtgtggaaagagaaagagaaagacagacagacagacagagagagagagagagagagagagagaaggcgaATGAGGATGAATGAAGCTGGGAAAATGTTTCATCCAGACTGCAATTTCTGTGTTgacttttcataaattctttgcTTCTTAATTACCAAATAACTTCAGATGGCAGTAATGTTAACACCAGCAACTGAAAAGCAATGCTTCAGAACAGAgcttgggaagaaaaaaagtagTAAAGGGAAAGGAATTCAAGATCTGTTATTGGTATGTGAATACGTTTATTGTGACAAGAATGctgttataaatattcatatgcaAAGACCGTCTCTTTTATCTAGGAATTGTTAAAATAAAGATTCCAAATTGGAAGGATACATCTTTTGTAAAAATCTGCCACCGTTCCTGCTTTGAGAATAAGCATCTATTGTTAAAATTTCCACTAACATTATAAATGGTCACAGCACATGCCACTTGATATGatccaaactttaaaatgtttgacTTCCCAGGGAGCTGCCCCTCTCCACCACAGCCTCCCTTCCCTCAGCCTCCTGAAATGCCACACTATCCTTTGTAAGCCACTCTGTATAGCTTGTTGGGGAGGGAAGAGTATAACTTGATGAGGGAATCAGCTACAGTTATCTCTTAACTCCAGTAGGTAACAGTTTTCACTGCTTGATAGTAAGAAGCACTGAGAGTGACTTTAATGGACACTCTTAACTCTTTCAGCTCCACCTGGCCAAGTAATCTACAGGTAATGCAGAaaagaggttgggggaggggtcactttttcaatattttattgtattttcttaaatatcctttctggaattttcagaaacaaaacataaaaaaattatatactttattaCAAATGGTAAACTCAGAGTGCTCCAAATCTCTTATTTACAAACAACGCTGGGCAGgacacccaaacaaacaaacatgaaatAACTTACAAAGGCGTGAAGCTGTTTATTGACAGTAATCAGctttcatcaaattaaaaaatatatacatgtacatacacagtTATGGAAGGCAGTCCAGAAAGAGTTCATCTGCAGACTGGGCCTCGCTCTCGCAAAcctccctcccgcctccccccgcccccacaccCTTTGTGTTCTTAAGGAGCACTACAGAAGCAATCTACAGTCTCTATTGCAGTTTgcgacccctccctcccccctttaaTACTGAATGAGATCGAATGTTAGGTCCATGCAGTTCTTGGTCAATGTTAAAGAAAAGTCTAACGTTCTGTTTGCGCGGGGACAGCCCGACCGTAAAGCGGGGCAGCCCGCGGGCGGCCGCTCCCTGGCTCCCTGCCAAAGGGAGGGCGCGCCAAGTCCTTCCCTCTCGTGCACACTGGGGGCGCCGTCAGGACGCAACCCAGTCCAACTTGGAAACCCTTGGCTTTAGTCCTCGGacacttcttttttctctctttctccctctctcgcaACTTGTCAAGTTCTCAAGTCTGTCCCTCTCTGTGTTATTTGTTCTCCGTTGCCCCTCAGTCCCCGACAGTCTCGCCTCAAAACGTTTGCAACTGCTGCGTTAGCATGAGTTGGCACCCACTGTTAACGTGGTTCATGACTTTCTGCTTAAGCTGGGCCACCTGTTCCCTGAGCATGTTGGCCGTGGACGCCAGCTCCGAGTTCTGCGCTTTCAAGGTTTTCACTTTTTCCTCCAGCCGGGCGATCCTCTCCAGCTTCCTTTTCCGGCACTTGGAGGCAGCGATGCGGTTCCTCATGCGCTTCCTCTCCGCCTTGATCCGCTCCTGGGACTCCATGTCGATGGGGGACAGGGGCGGCGTTTCCCCGGGCATCTCGGGGACCGTCTGCGGCTCCTCCTTCAGGGCCTGCAGCCGCGGGTGCTGCACGGGGATCTGCTGGGGCAGGtggtgcggcggcggcggcggcggcggcggcggcggctgctgctGAGGCTGCGCGGGAAAGGCCAGGCCGGCCGCGCCGTAGGAGggcgccccgccgccgccgccgccgccgccgctcagcGCGCCCGGGTTGAAGTTGCTGAGGTTGGCGTAGACCGGCGGCTCGCTGTGCAGGCTGGCGCcgaagccgccgccgccgccgccgccgcccgccacCGAGGCCACGGCTGGAGCCACCAGGCCCGCCCCGCTGACCGGCTGCGCCGCAGACGTGACGCTGGGCAGCGTGTTCTGGCTGTGCAGTTCGGCCAGGGCGCGCACGAAGCCCTCGGCGAAGCCCTCCTGCTCGTCCGTCACGTTCTTGGGACACAGGAACTGGGTGGGGGTCGGCGTGGTGGTGATGTGCCCGTTGCTGGACTGGATTATCAGGCGCTCCAGCTCGGGCGACGCCAGCTTGAGCAGCCCCACGTCGGGCGAGGTGAGGAGGTCGGAGTTCTTGGCCCGGAGGTGCGGCTTCAGGCTGCCCACGGGGTCGGCCAGGTTCAGGGTCATGCTCTGCTTCAGGATCTTGGGGTTACTGTAGCCGTAGGCGCCGCTCTCGGACTGGAGGAACGAGGCGTTGAGGGCATCGTCGTAGAAGGTCGTTTCCATCTTTGCAGTCATAGAACAGTCTGTCACTTCACGTGGGGTTAGTTTGGGCTGCGCGCAGAAGTTTCGGGGCCGCAACAGCGCGCTGGCAAGCGGGGGACACCCGCGCCTCCCCGGGCCTTGAGCAAGGAAAGTTTCTGGAAGAGCGCGCGCCCCCGCCGGCTGGCCTCCCCCGGCGCCCTCCTCACCGGCTCGCTCCGGAGGATCGCAGGGTTAGGACGCCGCCCGCGCTCTTACTTGTCCGCTCGCGCGCGCCGCACGGCTTTGAAAAGTCGCGGTCACTCCCGGAGCTCTCTCGGGCCCAGCGGTTCCTCGGAGCCCGCGGACGAACTCGCTTCCCGGCGGCAGCAGGTAGCGCGAACCCCGCGGTGGCCGGCCGGCGGCGGGTCTCCGCCGTCCCGACTCCGAAGACTGTCCCCTCCTCCGCTGCGAGGGGGAGGGGGCGCCCGGCAGCCGCGGCTCGCGCTCGCCCAAGTTCAGCAACCGGTTCGAGCGAAGCGGAGCGCACGTCCTCCTCTCTCCGCCGCCTCCTTTTTTCTACCGCCGCCGCGGCAGCTTCCTTTGCAAAGGAAAGCTTTGCAAAAGTTCGCTCCGGGACCCGGCGGCCACTTGTCTCCTGTCCTCCTGGCCGGGAAACTTCTTGCCGCTGCAGCCGCTCTCCGGACTTCCCCGGGCGGACAGTGGCCGCTCTCCACGCCGTCAGCAGCGCTAGCGCAGCTGGGCTCTCTCCGCCTGGGGGCGGCTGGAGAAGGGGCTCTTCTGGCGCTCCCCAGAACACCAGCCCGGGAGCCACAAGCACTAGCTCCGGGCCgttggagagaaaatggaaaagaaaataagatttgcAGTCCTTCCCAGCTGACTGTGCCTGTCTGCCTGCCTGCGTCCGCGTACCTCCACTACCGCCTCGCAGCTTCAGCCACACTCAGTGCAACTCTGAGCCCTTATCCAGCCCGAGCTCAACACTTATCTGCTACCAGTCAACCCCTAAAAATAGCCCATGATGTCACCCCAAGGCCTTCCCATTGGCTCGCGTCGCTCTCAGGAGGGCGGGCCCACCCGTCGCCATGGAGACCCCACCCTAGAAGATTCTTCTCTGGACCCGCGGAGGCTCACGGGATGAGGTAATGCTCCGTTGCCCTCCTACAGTTGGgcccttttttctcctcctcccccccgcctccccctccaCGCGACTTGAGCCCctgtcttccttcttccctccccggCGCGTCTTTCCCGGCCCGCCCGGTGCATTGTGGGCTGACGTCTTGGAGTTTGACTGCCTAGTGACGGTGGCTGCCGCGAGCCGGGCGGACTCGGGCGCTCGCAGGCTCTGAAGGAAGCGGGCTGAAGTTCAGGGCTCGGAGCGGGAAGGCAGGGGATGCGGGGACCCAGAAGGCGGGGGAACCGGGCCAGGTGTCTGGGGCCGAGGGCGCGGGGCGGGTGGTATTTCCCCACTTCAGGGCTCGGTGTCATTTCGCCGCCGCGAGGGGCGGGCCGGCTGAGCGCCCGGGTCCCGGCCCCCCCCCGCACTTCCGGGGGGGCGGGAGCACCGCCCTTAAGGTGGCTCTGTTAAGTCCCCTGTGGGGACGAGTGAAAGTGGGCTTTTAAGTTTAGGGGCGGTTCTTGAGAGTCGGCCCCCCACGTTGAGAGCGCTCTGAAGTTTGTCTCCTGGTCAAGTTCAAGAGCGACTGTACGGCTGCGCCTGGAAGCCGAGTGATTTGCATTGCTTGAAACCTGGTGTTCAGCTAAGTCCCCGCCGCACCCCACCTCACCCTCCCGACCGTGGGAGAAAGGGTGCGGGGGTTCGCAGCTTCGCCTCGGAGAGGAGGTTTCTTACAGGAGGTGGAATTAGCGGGCAGCTCGGTGTCTAGTTGGGAACGAGCGTTTAGGGAATCCGAAACTCGGGGAACCCGGGTGATCGTCTACTCCCCGCCCCCGCACAAGATGCATAGGCACACCACACATCCCACGTACAcacgaaacacacacacacacacacacacacacaccccactcctCTCGCCCTGATTTGCTTCCGGGAAAACTAGTCCGAGAGCAGCAGACACttgccaaaagtcacacagcGAGTCAGGAGTAGAATCAAGATTTAAAATTTCTCCGCTCCCGGCCGGCCGGTGGGCCCATATCCTGTGTAGCCTCTAGGAAGCGCTAGACCCATGTAAGTGGTTCCTTTTCTGTGGTTGTTATTttatcctcccccaacccctcaccCCTTAGGGACAAAAGTGTATGGTGGGAAGAATACCGAAGTCGGGAATCGTGGGTTCTCTCGTGGCCAGCGCTGCCACGTTGTGAAGTGAGCAAATCAGAGAacttctttgagcttcagttccctcatctgcagGTGGGGCTGGTGAGACCCACCTTACTGGGCTGAGTTAGCGTAGAGTCATCGCCTCCAGGGCTAGGAGGTGGTCGCCAACAgcccccttccctgcccttctTCGGAGTTTCCCAGAGCATCGATGGGATGCCAGGGTGTAAGAGTGTGACTTGGCAGGACCAGGTGGACTGATGCTGTTGAGAAGCAGTGAGGGCAGGAGGGTGAGGGAGGAAAGGGTCAGAAGTCAGCTCCTTCCAGAGTTTTCTCCAGGACTGGGGCTTGAAGTTGGACCTGCAGCAGCTTATGTTCCTAGGTTCTAATTCTGGCTTTTCAGCTTCCGAGCTTGGGGGAATTCAGCCTTGGGTTCATAGCCCAGAGCTTTAAGGTATTTGTGGCTTTGAGAGTTCAGATCCAACAGCCCGGCAGCAGCTGGTGTCAGGGAAATCTTGACAGCTTTCCTTTACTCCAGCACTTGCCTCTCATTGCCTTGTGCAGCAGGAGAAAACAGTAGCTGCTGTGAGCCAGGCACTGAACTGGGTGGGGGTAAGGATACAGTGATGACACGAGCCAGTTACTTTCCTCAAGGAGGGAAAATTCTCCTCTATACTGTTGCCCTGAATCGTTTTCTTCTGTAATCAGGGAGctggtgtttttaaaataattttaatgataacAGTAATAAGAATCAATGTCATGTATTAAACACCTACTATCAGCCAGGCATTCACCAGAGCAATTTATATATACTCTTTCTCCCTACAACTATCTTGGGCTATATATATTATTATCTGGATTTAGTATATGAGGAactaggcccagagaggttaagtatccTGCTCAGGTCACAAAGGCAGCTGGAAGTAGACTTCAGGTGTGTGTTACATTCCCTTTTTATATCTTCTCTGCTGAGGGAGGCTCTTGTAAAGTACTGGTTGTCTGCAGAGGAAACGGCCCTTAGATGGTGGGATGGAAGAAATTGTCTTGCCCGATTCTCTGTAGCTCCTTTCAAAGCCTCCTTTCAGAGCTCCTGTATTTAGAAACTTCAAAACTTAggactttatataaatatatatcttttgcCTAAGGGTTCTGTGTGTTCCACTCTGCTTTATGTGGTTTAGTAGGCTGATTTTCTCCTTATGTTGAGAAATAGCATATTTCATCCAAAAAATAACAGATCTTTTCATGTTAACGCCCTTGCTTGGAAGCCTTCATTGGCTTCCCCTCACAACCAGGAGAGGGTTCGGATGCCTTTGCGTGGGAGAGGGGGCCTTTCACAACCTAGCTCCTGCTGTCCAGCCCCATCCTTCACTCCTAGTATCAGGAAAGGCTGGGCTATGCTGCCTTAACAAACAGCACTACCATTTCAGTGGCTTACCGCAgggaagtttatttcttgctcatgccaCGTCCCCACTGTGGGTCTGCAGGGGAGTTCCATTCACCATGGATTTGGGCTGAAGAAGGCTTCGTCTTGATGCATGCTTCTCCTTACAGTCTCGGCTGGGTAGAGGGAAGGCGGCAAATCATTCAGTGGCTCTCAGAGCATCCACCTGGAAGTGACACACTGTTCTGCTCATGCATCCTTGGCCAGAGCAAGTTACGTGGCCATGCCTAACTTTAAAGCTCTGTAATCCTGCCAAGTGTCTCGAAGGGAGAGCGCCAGGAATATTTGGGAAACAACACTAATGACTCGAACAGTCTCCCTTTCTGTTCACCAAATGTTTGGCTTACTGTCCTCCCACAGGCAGAATTCCACTGTCTCCTCAAGGGGGATGACCCTAAAGACCCACCTAGTCACGGTATATCAAGCTCACTTTCCAGGGAGTGGGTGATGCGTAGTAGACTCTATATCAGCTCCAGATGTGACTCTTCATCCAAAGGCAAGATATCTGCCCGGCATACTCTCAGTATGTAACAGTGGGACAGAGATGGGATAACTGCAATGGACACACTGATCggaaagtgaaggaatgggaCACCACAGTGGACGTTAATCCAGAGCAGACATGTTGGGGACCCCCCCTACCCAACACCCCGATTAGACGTTGATTCTGCTCCCTAAGTGTAGCTGCCCTAGCCATTGTTTTCTGTGACCCCTGGCCTTGACCTCTGAGAGAGTCTTCCTTCTGTACATCTAAAGCAGGCATAGGAAATAGGTTTTCAaaccagcttttaaaaatagggGTGGTGTTGGGGGAACAGAGTGATATTAAGTCTCAAATACAGTCTCCTTTAATCCAGGCTGATGTTCTTTTGGCAGTGCAACTCTCCCAAAAATGCAGGTTTCTTATCTATTTGATTCCAGGCGTTCCATGTGTCAATAGCCACAGCCAATTCTTTTCTAGACATGCCTCCATGGTTTGCCATGTTTCTTTGCTTTCTTGCTCTCCTGCCTGCTAATATCTCTCTCATTCATCTCCTTTTcatattctctctgtctctctctctatttctttgtcttgctgTCTTTCTGTCTATCTCTTGACTTGGCTTTGAGCGCTTTGCACTTATTGGGCTTAGGTGGGAGAGTCATACTTTTCCTCCcatttcctcccttttcccttttctctaatTGAAAGCATATGCTCGGtaacatcttaatttatccaGAGGTTTTAACAATAGGTTTGAGGCCATACCTTTGACTTGAGCCATACTTCAGGGCTGATTTTAACTAGCCGTTTCTTGCTGAAAATCTTCCTTAATTTTACTAGTTGAGATTGAGAAACAATAGCCTCCTCTAACCCTCCATAACTCTGAATTTATAGATCGTCCCTAGTTTCTTTCATTCCTGCTT is a window encoding:
- the JUN gene encoding transcription factor Jun, whose protein sequence is MTAKMETTFYDDALNASFLQSESGAYGYSNPKILKQSMTLNLADPVGSLKPHLRAKNSDLLTSPDVGLLKLASPELERLIIQSSNGHITTTPTPTQFLCPKNVTDEQEGFAEGFVRALAELHSQNTLPSVTSAAQPVSGAGLVAPAVASVAGGGGGGGGFGASLHSEPPVYANLSNFNPGALSGGGGGGGGAPSYGAAGLAFPAQPQQQPPPPPPPPPPHHLPQQIPVQHPRLQALKEEPQTVPEMPGETPPLSPIDMESQERIKAERKRMRNRIAASKCRKRKLERIARLEEKVKTLKAQNSELASTANMLREQVAQLKQKVMNHVNSGCQLMLTQQLQTF
- the LOC132359360 gene encoding uncharacterized protein LOC132359360; amino-acid sequence: MEVEIGEMLPKAKCYQESQEAGGDTELPANSTSCKKPPLRGEAANPRTLSPTVGRLRGGSGGTRTQAGRQAQSAGKDCKSYFLFHFLSNGPELVLVAPGLVFWGAPEEPLLQPPPGGESPAALALLTAWRAATVRPGKSGERLQRQEVSRPGGQETSGRRVPERTFAKLSFAKEAAAAAVEKRRRRREEDVRSASLEPVAELGRARAAAAGRPLPLAAEEGTVFGVGTAETRRRPATAGFALPAAAGKRVRPRAPRNRWARESSGSDRDFSKPCGARERTSKSAGGVLTLRSSGASR